The window TTCCTTTACAAATATAAGTTCTTTTTTACAATAAAGCAATATTTACATAACATTAAATTAACATTGCGATTAATTATTATAAATGGTTTAGCTTTTTTAAAATGAAAAAATATATATTTACGGTAGAATTATAATTAAAAAAACAAAAAGTTATGGCAGTAATGAAAGTAATTGAAGTATTAGCAAACTCAGAAAAAAGCTGGGAAGACGCTACAAAAAAAGCTGTAAAACAAGCTTCTAAATCTGTAAAAGGCATCAAATCTGTTTTTGTACAATCTCAAAGTGCAGTAGTAAACGGAGACGATGTTACTGAATTTAGAGTAAACCTAAAGCTTACTTTCGAAGTGAAGTAAGTTTTGTATATTTTTCTACTACTTTATAATGCGGTTTTACTTTTGTAAAATCGCATTATTGTTTTTACTATATTTGAAATATGAATATACTTCAACTTACACTTATTGGCTTTGTAGCACTTATACATATTTACATTGTAATATTAGAAATGGTTTTATGGACAAAACCAAAGGGAATAAAAGCTTTTGGATTAAAAAGCAAAGAGTTTGCCGAAGAAACTAAAGTTATGGCAGCAAATCAAGGTTTATATAATGGTTTTTTAGCTGCAGGCTTAATTTGGTCTATGGTTTCAAATAAAACGGATGTAGCAATTTTCTTTTTAGCATGTGTTTTCGTTGCGGGTATTTACGGAGCTTATTCTACTAAAAAAACTAAAATATTATATATTCAATCTATTCCTGCAACCTTAGGATTAATTTCACTTTTTCTTTAGAAAAAATCTAGCATTTTACTGTATTTTTGTATTGATTAAAAACAATACGAAATGGAAAAATATATAGTACAAATTAAAGAGTTACTTGTTGAATACTCTCCAAAAGTAATTACAGCATTAGCAATTTTAATAGTTGGTTTATTTATTATAAACCTAATAATTAAAGCTGTAAAAAAAATATTGCATAAACGTGGAATTGACATTACACTTCAAAAATTTTTCGGTAACCTACTTGGTTGGGCATTAAAAATACTTTTAATAATTACTGTAATTGCTAAACTAGGGATAGAAACTACTTCTTTTGCAGCAATAATTGGTGCTGCTGGTTTAGCTTTAGGTTTAGCATTACAAGGTTCTTTAGCTAATTTTGCTGGAGGCGCTTTAATTATGATTTTTAAACCTTTTAAAATTGGAGATCTAATAGAAGCACAAGGAGAAATTGGAGTTGTTAAAGAAATAGAAATCTTTACAACCAAACTTACTGGCTTATCTAACAGAGAAATAATAATACCTAACGGCGCTTTATCAAATGGAAATATTATTAATTTTTCTTCGGAAGGAACTCGTAGAGTAGACTTAACTTTTGGAGTTTCTTATGACGCTGATATTAAACAGACAAAAGATGTTTTAATGAATGTTTTAACTTCACATCCTAAAGTTTTAAAAGACCCTACTCCAACAGTAAATGTTTCTGAATTAGCAGATAGCTCCGTAAACTTTGCTGTAAGACCTTGGTGTAAAACAGAAGATTATTGGACTGTTTATTTTGATGTTACTGAAAACACAAAAATAGCGTTAGATAAAGCTGGAATAGAAATTCCTTATCCACATTCAGTAGAGATTCATAAAGAAAATTAAAAATGGTATAATTATTGTACTTTGTAACCAAAATAAATAAGATGAAATATAAATTAACAATATTACTATTATTACAAGCATTATTATTAACAGCACAAATGGAGAATAGATACTCCTTATCATCTTCTATGTCATTTAAAACTTTCTCAGATGTTGATAAAAACTTTAAAGGAACTCCTTTTATTAATAAAGACTTGAGACCAGTTACTATTGAAGGCTATAAGGAGACAGATTTAAAAGCTAGATACAATGCTCATCAAGATTATTTTGAAGTTTTAAGAAAAGGACAAACAAAATATTTTACTGTTAAAAGCCCTTTAAAACTTACTTTTGTCTACACTAATAAAGTTTATGCTGCTTTTAATAAAAGTGAGAATCAAAATGAAAAAACTTTCTATGTAATTAAACATGAAGATCCTTCATTTAAAATTCTACTCAAAGAAAATATTCTTTTAAAAGAAGAAGTTGAAGCTAAAACTGGTTATGGTTCTTATACACCACCAACTTTTAAACGAAAAAAAGACACTAACTTTGTAAAGTTTAAAAATTCTGATGAGGTAATAGAAATTCCAACAAAAACAAAAAAGTTTTTAGAAATAGTTTCAAATAAATCAAAAGAAGTAAAGACCTTTATTAAAAAAAATAAACTTAAATTAAAGAAAGAAAAAGATTTAATTAAAATATTTAAATATTATACTTCATTAAAATAATTTCTTCTTTTCAGGAATAGCAATAAAATCTTTTAAATAAAATGGTTCAAAATAAGCGACATCTTCGATGTCGTTTTTTTTGTATTTAGTAAATGATAAAGAAGCCATTTCTTTTGCTGAAGGGAATTTATCTTGTATAAAAACAGCATTCTTATGCGTAATTAAAGTTTTACACTTGGCTGCTCCATCTCCTAAAAAATATACTTTCCCTTTTGATAATTCATCTTGAAAAGAATTTTCGTCAATAATTTGTGCTTGAATTTCTCTAGTTTTACTATAATTTGAATCATAGACCGCAGCATACACTTCCATTCTACGAGCATCAATCATAGGTACAATTAAACCATCCTCAATTTTAATAGCATGTGCTAAAGAAGTTAATGTCTCAATAGAAATTAAAGGCTTATCAAAAGAAAAAGCCAAACCTTTAGCTGCAGAAACACCAATTCTTAATCCAGTATAAGAACCCGGACCTTTACTTACAGCAACAGCATCAATTTTATCTGTAGAAGTATTAGCTTCTTCTAAAATTTCAACAATAAAAGGGTGCAACTTTTCTGCATGAGAATAATTTCCATTATTCATTTCTTTTATTGCAATAATTTCTCCGTTTTTTGCTAAGCTAACTGAGCAATTTTTGGTTGCTGTTTCTATATTAAGTATAAGTGCCAAAATCTAAAAATTTGAGCAAAGATAGGCTTTAAAAACAAAAAACTCATCAACATTAGGGTTGATGAGTCTTCAATATATATTAAAATTGTTTTTAGTCTTGTAAAATATTTTCTCCGTAGTAAAACTTTAAAACTTTAGTAGTAAAAACATAATTGTATTTCGCCCTAATCATTGCTCCTTCTGCATTAACTAATCGATTTCGAACTTGATCAAAATCAAATAATGTCATTGCTCCATAATTATAACTTTCTTGCGCGTTTTTAAAAGCTTCAGTTTGTGCTGCTAAAGAAATTTCCGCTGCTTCAAATGCTTTTGCTGCTGCTTTTGCATCTTGGAAAGCTTGTTCTATAGTTTGTTGTAAACGTAGTTTTTCGCTTTCTAATCTTGTTTCTGTTATTAATTTACTGATTTTATTACGCTCCACATTTGCATCAGTTTTAAAACCGTTAAAAATTGGAATACTAACATTAAATCCTAAACCGTAACCTAAAGTTTCATCTAATTGATCAAAGAAACCTGTATTAGAAAATCCAGTTGGTAAATCTAAATTATAATTAAAATTTGACCCTACACTAGCAGAGGCTGTAATTGATGGTTTGTATGCTGATTTAGCTATTTCGATAGAAAGATCTGCACTTTCAATATTTAATTGCGCTCTTTTTATCTCAGGTCTGTTACTTAATGCCTTTTGATATACCTCTTCCGAAGTACTATATAACATTGCCGCAGAAGGTGAATCTACTTCGATTTTTGCAACATCAAAACCTTCAAAAGGAACTTGTAGCATTTGAGAAATATTAAGTAATGCTAAATTTAATGCGTTTTCTTGAGAAACCACATTTTGTGTATCATTTGCTGCTGTAGATTGCACGTTTAACAAATCACCTTTTGGGATTGTCCCTGCGTCAAATTGTGCTTTTGCTCTGTCTATTTGTTTTTGACTTATCTCAGCTTGAGTTGTAGCGACTAGTAAATTTTCTTTAGCAAATAATGCATTTAAATATGTATTAACTATACGTAATGCAATATCGTTTTCAATTACTTCTAAGTCTAATTTACTTCCTTCTACACCTAATTTTGCTTGATTATAAGTGTTTAAAACTCTATAACCATTAAACACAGTAATACCTGCATTTACACCAATAGAACCTCCAAAATTTGTTGTTGAAACTCTATCATTTGTTATAGGATTAAAACCAGAACCGAATCTTAAGTTTCCTCCTGTAGATCCATTTACAGAAGGCAATTTATTTCCTTTTGCGCTTTTAACATCAGATTCTGCTATGTCTATATTAAATTTGTTTTGCTTAATAGTAATGTTGTTTTCTAATGCGTAATCTACACATTCTTTAAGCGTCCATTTTTTTTGAGAAAATGCTGAAATTGATACAATTAAAGCAGCAAAAAATATAAGTTTAGTTTTCAACACGTTATTTTTATAAGATTATTAAGTTGACTTTTTACTAATAGTTTTAATAAGACGTTCAAAAACAAAATTTGTTACACTAATTCTTATTTATTAAAGTGTTAATTTTTTTCTTTCTGTTTATGCTTGTATAAAAAGTAGAATAAAGTACCAACTAATATGTATGGAAACACCATTAAATAGGTAATACCGTCGTTTACGCCTTCACCCATAGATTCGTTTCCATTTTCTACTACAGCTTTACACATGGCGCATTGCGCGGAAGAAATTTCAACTATAAATAGCATTAAAATAATTAATACACTTTTTTTCATCTTTAAATATAATAAGG of the Tenacibaculum todarodis genome contains:
- the tsaB gene encoding tRNA (adenosine(37)-N6)-threonylcarbamoyltransferase complex dimerization subunit type 1 TsaB, encoding MALILNIETATKNCSVSLAKNGEIIAIKEMNNGNYSHAEKLHPFIVEILEEANTSTDKIDAVAVSKGPGSYTGLRIGVSAAKGLAFSFDKPLISIETLTSLAHAIKIEDGLIVPMIDARRMEVYAAVYDSNYSKTREIQAQIIDENSFQDELSKGKVYFLGDGAAKCKTLITHKNAVFIQDKFPSAKEMASLSFTKYKKNDIEDVAYFEPFYLKDFIAIPEKKKLF
- a CDS encoding dodecin family protein — protein: MAVMKVIEVLANSEKSWEDATKKAVKQASKSVKGIKSVFVQSQSAVVNGDDVTEFRVNLKLTFEVK
- a CDS encoding DUF1304 domain-containing protein is translated as MNILQLTLIGFVALIHIYIVILEMVLWTKPKGIKAFGLKSKEFAEETKVMAANQGLYNGFLAAGLIWSMVSNKTDVAIFFLACVFVAGIYGAYSTKKTKILYIQSIPATLGLISLFL
- a CDS encoding TolC family protein, giving the protein MLKTKLIFFAALIVSISAFSQKKWTLKECVDYALENNITIKQNKFNIDIAESDVKSAKGNKLPSVNGSTGGNLRFGSGFNPITNDRVSTTNFGGSIGVNAGITVFNGYRVLNTYNQAKLGVEGSKLDLEVIENDIALRIVNTYLNALFAKENLLVATTQAEISQKQIDRAKAQFDAGTIPKGDLLNVQSTAANDTQNVVSQENALNLALLNISQMLQVPFEGFDVAKIEVDSPSAAMLYSTSEEVYQKALSNRPEIKRAQLNIESADLSIEIAKSAYKPSITASASVGSNFNYNLDLPTGFSNTGFFDQLDETLGYGLGFNVSIPIFNGFKTDANVERNKISKLITETRLESEKLRLQQTIEQAFQDAKAAAKAFEAAEISLAAQTEAFKNAQESYNYGAMTLFDFDQVRNRLVNAEGAMIRAKYNYVFTTKVLKFYYGENILQD
- a CDS encoding mechanosensitive ion channel family protein, giving the protein MEKYIVQIKELLVEYSPKVITALAILIVGLFIINLIIKAVKKILHKRGIDITLQKFFGNLLGWALKILLIITVIAKLGIETTSFAAIIGAAGLALGLALQGSLANFAGGALIMIFKPFKIGDLIEAQGEIGVVKEIEIFTTKLTGLSNREIIIPNGALSNGNIINFSSEGTRRVDLTFGVSYDADIKQTKDVLMNVLTSHPKVLKDPTPTVNVSELADSSVNFAVRPWCKTEDYWTVYFDVTENTKIALDKAGIEIPYPHSVEIHKEN